The window CGAACGTCATGTAGACGCAGTACCGCTGCGGTATCGTGCGAATGCCGGGCTGCGGCATCCGAGTCGCCGTCGCATAGAACGGGATGCTGCGGCTCAGATCCACCGTCTCGTCGGTCGCGTGCGCGGCTGAGATCTGCTGGGCGCCGAGCACCCCGCCCACCCCGGCGACCACGCCCAGGCCGGCGGCGAGTCCCCCACCGAGCAGCGCACGGCGCGATACGCCCCGACGGACGGCGTCTTCTGTGCCGTCTGCCGGAGCGTCGTCACGCGTGCGGGTCATGAGGCGGCGGCGACCTTCTGCGCAAGCTGCGAGAGGGGATCCTGCAGCGCCTGCACGGCCTGCGAGATAGTGTTCGCAGCGGCCTTCTTGGTGGCGTCGTCGTAGCTGACGTAGCCGCCCAGCGCGTTCGCGTCACGGTAGGTGGCCAGCACGTCGTCGACGTTGGCGAACTGCGCCGTGATCTGGTCGGTCAGATCGGCGTTGAGCTTCTTCAGGCCCGGTTCGAGGTAGGCGAACGCCTGGCGCGCGCCCTCGACGTTCGAGGCGAGGTCGACGAGGTCGATGTGGCTGTAGGCCTCTTCTTCACCGGTGATCTTGTTCGACTGCACCTCTTCGAGCAGGCCCGCGGCGCCATTGGCGAGGTCTTCGGGCTTGAAGGTCAGGTCGCCGGACAGGTCGTTCAGCGTCGTGACGTTCTCGACGAGCTCGGCGGCCAGCTTCTTGGTGTCGTCGGTGATCTTGCCGCTCTGGAACAGGTCGCGCTCGATGGCGTGGAAGCCGTGCCAGCCGACCTCGGGGTCGAGGTTCGATGCGCGCATATCGATCAGGTAGTCGAGGTTGCCCGCGTTGTCGGTCGGGTCAGACCCCGGCTTGATGAAGCCCGACACATCGGATTCCACCTTCTCGTAGAACTGGCGCGTGCCGGCGTAAACGGTCTTGGCCTTGTCGAGGTCGCCGGCGTCGATCGCCGCCTGCAGCTGCTTGGATCCGTCGAGCAGGTCGGCGAGCCGGTCGCTGACATACCCCGCGTATCCGGTCGCACCGTCGGTGAGCAGATCGGCGGTGTCGCCGGTGGCGGCCGCCGCGGCCTTGCCGGTCACGGTGAAGTCGGTGAGCTCTTTGCTGGCACCCGGGCAGTACAGCTGGTAGGTGCCTCCGTCGAGGGTGACGGTGAACTCGACGGGGGCCAGGCCCGGCGCCAGGTTCTCCTTCTCACCGACGATGCGCTGATCCTGCAGCAGCTCGAACTCGATGATGCCGGTGGCTGACTCGTTGGTCACCGAGAAGGTGACCGGACCCGCCTTGGCCGTGGTCGTGTCGGCCGCGCATTCGTCGCCGTCGGAGCCCGCTGAGAGCGTCACGTTGACCGTCGATGGGCCGCTGCTCGAGCTCGGGTCGGCGGTGGACGACGTGCCGGAACACCCGGCCAGGGCCAGCGCAGAGGCGGTGCCGAGCACCGCGGAGAGGGCGACGAGCCGCGAGCGGCGATCAACGAACGGCATAGGAGGTGCTCCTTCGGTCAGACCCCGACACGGATGCGCCGGAGAGGGATGCCGCCTGCCGCGCCGCACGGCGCGCGGCGCGCAGTTCGCGCCAGGCCGAGAGGGCCACCAGCGCGGCGGCGACACCAAGCGCCAGCGGCAGCCACACCCGCCACAGGGTGAGCTCGCGGGCCAGGACGTCGCCGGCGGCGAGCGCGCGTGCGCGCTGGGTCGCCACGGCTTCGGGCACCGACCACGTCGTCGTGTCCAGGGTCAGGGTGCGCGAACCGGCCAGACCTCCGCCGGTCAGCGTGAGGGTCGTGTGCAGCGATTCGCTCGCATCCACGAGGCCGCCGTGCGCGGTCCATGCGACGGTGGTGGATGCCGCGGTCCAGGCCGCCTCGAACGGCCCGGGATTCTGCTGCGCGTCGATGCCCACCGGAATACGGCCGAACAGCTTCGTCAGGTCGTCGAGGGTCACCGTCGCCGGACGGTCGCCGGTCGCGGCATCCCTCTTCTGCGTCCACCGGGTGACGGCGGCGCCGTGCTTCTGGTCGGCGGCCGCATCGGCGCTGCCGAAGACGACGGGGTCGGATGCCGCGGTTCCCGCGATGTGCAGGGTCGGAACGCCGTTGCCGGCCAGGGTGGCGATGCCGGCGGGGCTCAGGGCCGCGGTGGCGGGCACCGTGGCGGTGCCGGTCGGGATCACCAGCGCGAGCACGATCGCGGCGACGGCCAGGCCCCCGGCGACCGCGAACTTCACGACCGGACGCATTGTCTGCGACGGGCGCCACCGCTGCGGCCAGAACGCAATGAGCAGCATCGGCACGAGGTACGCGAACCAGCCGAGCACCTCGATCAGGCGCGGATCGGCAGGGATGCCCAGCACCCCGGTGATCAGTGCCGACCGGATCGAACCGATCGGGGCAAGCCACGACAGGTCGACGGTGTGCTGCTGGCCGATAGTGATCCAGCCGGCTTCGTGCGCGCGCCGCAGCGCCGTCAGGACGAGCCCGGCGGCGACGAAGATCAGGAAGATGCTCGAGATGCGGAAGAACTTGCCCAGGTTGAGCTTGACCCCGCCGGTGTACAGCCCGTAGCCGACCAGGCAGGCGGCCGCGATGCCGAGCAGAGCGCCGAGTCCGGCGGCCCACACGCTCGTCGAGGCCTGCAGCGTGGCCAGGAGGAAGACGGCGGTCTCGAAGCCCTCTTTGATGATCGCCAGGAACGCCATACCGGCCAGCGCCCAGCCGGTGCCGCGGCCCAGCGCCTCCGTGGCCTCGGCCTCGATCTCGCGCTTGAGCCCGCGGGCGTTCTTGGCCATCCAGGCGATCATCGCGGTCACGAAGATCACCGCGACGACGCCGATGATCGCCTCGAGTCCTTCTTGCTGGGCTTGGGGCAGCGCCTGCTCGAAGGCCTGCAGTCCCACGCCCACGCCGATGCAGATCAGCACCGCCGCGAACACACCCAGCCACATCGGGCGCCGCGAGATGCCGTTGCGCTTCAGGAACGCCGCGACGATGCTGACGACCAACACGGCCTCGAGGCCTTCACGCAGGCCGATGACGAAGGTTGCGAGCACGAGCGGTTTCCGGGAGAGGGCGAGAGCGGGGAACGACGGTAAGGCTAACCTTACCCCCGGTGGGGTGTCCAGCCCACGGCGAAGTATGACGGCGGGGGCGCACCTCGAAGCGACACAACCAGACGGCAGACAAAACCGCCCACCGCAACGCCGGCCCAAATCGCCGCTTCCCCGCCGCGAAGCGACACAACCGGACGGCGTCCGCCGGCCCCGCCAAATCGCCTCCCACCCACGCACCAAACGCCGGCCCAAATCGCCGCTTCCCCGCCGCGAAGCGACACAACCGGACGGCGTCCGCCGGCCCCGCCAAATCGCCTCCCACCCACGCACCAAACGCCGGCCCAAATCGTCGCTTCCGCGCCGCGAAGCGACACAACCGGACGGCATCCGCCGGCTCCGCCAGATCGCCTCCCACCCACGCACCAAACGCCGGCCCAAGTCGCCGCTTCCGCGCCGCGAAGCGACACAACCGGACGGCAGACAAAGCCACCCACCTCCGTGCCGGCCCAAATCGCCGCTTCCCCACCACGAAGCGACACAACCGGACGGCAGCCTCCAGCTCCGCCAGATCGCCTCCCACCCACGCACCAAACGCCGGCCCAAATCGCCGCTTCCCCACCACGAAGCGACACAACCGGACGGCAGACAAAGCCACCCACCTCCGTGCCGGCCCAAATCGCCGCTTCCCCACCACGAAGCGACACAACCGGACGGCAGCCTCCAGCTCCGCCAGATCGCCTCCCACCCACGCACCAAACGCCGGCCCAAATCGCCGCTTCCGCGCCGCGAAGCGACACAACCGGACGTCAGCCTCCAGCTCCGCCAGTTTCGCCTCCCACCCACGCACCCAACGCCGGCCCAAATCGCCGCTTCCCCGCCGCGAAGCGACACAACCAGACGGCATCCGCCGGCTCCGCCAGATCGCCTCCCACCCACGCACCAAACGCCGGCCCGAATCGCCGCTTCCCCACCACGAAGCGACACAACCAGACGGCATCCGCCGGCTCCGCCAGGTCGCCTCCCACCCACGCACCAAACGCCGGCCCAAGTCGCCGCTTCCGCGCCGCGAAGCGACACAACCGGACGGCAGACAAAGCCACCCACCTCCGTGCCGGCCCAAATCGCCGCTTCCCCACCAGGAAGCGACACAACCAGACGGCGTCCGCCGGCTCCGCCAGGCCGCCGCCCGCCCAGCCCCCCGCTGGATGCTGCGGCTACGCCGCCGAGCGGGTTACGCGGTCGCGCCGCAGGCCGATCAGACGGCACACGACATAGATAACGAACGAGATCGTCGTGATGTACGGGCTGACCGGCAACTCCCCCATCACGGCGAGCAGAATGCCGCCGACCGCCGAGACGAAGCCGAACACGGCGGCTAGCACCGGCACGGCGACCGGCCCGGCCGAGATCCGCATTGCCGCCGCCGCGGGCGTGACCACCAGTGCAAGCACGAGCAGCGCGCCGATGATGTGCACCGCGACGGCGACCACGAGTCCGAGCAGCAACATGAACACCAGCGATACCCAGCGCACCGGCACGCCGCGCGCGGCGGCGGCCTGCGGGTCGAGAGAGTCGAACCGCAGCGGACGCCACATCAACAGCAGCCCCACCAGGACCACGGCACTGATGAGGATGAGCCACCCCAGCTGTGCGTTCTGCACCGTCACGATCTGGCCGGTCAACAGGCTGAAGCGGTTGGCGCTGCGTCCCTGGTAGAGAGACAGGAACAGGATGCCCAGGCCCAGGCCGAACGGCATGAGCACACCGATGATCGAGTTGCGCTCGCGAGCGCGAGCGCCGAGCCACCCAATGATCCCCGCGGCGATGAGTGATCCGACGATCGATCCGGTGACAGCATCCGCCCCCAGCAACAGGGCACCGGCAGCACCGGCGAACGAGAGCTCGCTGATGCCGTGCACGGCGAAGGCCATGTCGCGCTGCATCACGAACACGCCGATGAGTCCGCCGACCAGGCCCAGCACGGCGCCTGCCCACACCGAGTTCGACACGAGGGC is drawn from Microbacterium protaetiae and contains these coding sequences:
- the efeO gene encoding iron uptake system protein EfeO, which translates into the protein MPFVDRRSRLVALSAVLGTASALALAGCSGTSSTADPSSSSGPSTVNVTLSAGSDGDECAADTTTAKAGPVTFSVTNESATGIIEFELLQDQRIVGEKENLAPGLAPVEFTVTLDGGTYQLYCPGASKELTDFTVTGKAAAAATGDTADLLTDGATGYAGYVSDRLADLLDGSKQLQAAIDAGDLDKAKTVYAGTRQFYEKVESDVSGFIKPGSDPTDNAGNLDYLIDMRASNLDPEVGWHGFHAIERDLFQSGKITDDTKKLAAELVENVTTLNDLSGDLTFKPEDLANGAAGLLEEVQSNKITGEEEAYSHIDLVDLASNVEGARQAFAYLEPGLKKLNADLTDQITAQFANVDDVLATYRDANALGGYVSYDDATKKAAANTISQAVQALQDPLSQLAQKVAAAS
- the efeU gene encoding iron uptake transporter permease EfeU translates to MLATFVIGLREGLEAVLVVSIVAAFLKRNGISRRPMWLGVFAAVLICIGVGVGLQAFEQALPQAQQEGLEAIIGVVAVIFVTAMIAWMAKNARGLKREIEAEATEALGRGTGWALAGMAFLAIIKEGFETAVFLLATLQASTSVWAAGLGALLGIAAACLVGYGLYTGGVKLNLGKFFRISSIFLIFVAAGLVLTALRRAHEAGWITIGQQHTVDLSWLAPIGSIRSALITGVLGIPADPRLIEVLGWFAYLVPMLLIAFWPQRWRPSQTMRPVVKFAVAGGLAVAAIVLALVIPTGTATVPATAALSPAGIATLAGNGVPTLHIAGTAASDPVVFGSADAAADQKHGAAVTRWTQKRDAATGDRPATVTLDDLTKLFGRIPVGIDAQQNPGPFEAAWTAASTTVAWTAHGGLVDASESLHTTLTLTGGGLAGSRTLTLDTTTWSVPEAVATQRARALAAGDVLARELTLWRVWLPLALGVAAALVALSAWRELRAARRAARQAASLSGASVSGSDRRSTSYAVR
- a CDS encoding metal ABC transporter permease encodes the protein MSWSDIWNAMFGGAADYGEILALVSNSVWAGAVLGLVGGLIGVFVMQRDMAFAVHGISELSFAGAAGALLLGADAVTGSIVGSLIAAGIIGWLGARARERNSIIGVLMPFGLGLGILFLSLYQGRSANRFSLLTGQIVTVQNAQLGWLILISAVVLVGLLLMWRPLRFDSLDPQAAAARGVPVRWVSLVFMLLLGLVVAVAVHIIGALLVLALVVTPAAAAMRISAGPVAVPVLAAVFGFVSAVGGILLAVMGELPVSPYITTISFVIYVVCRLIGLRRDRVTRSAA